A genomic window from Balaenoptera acutorostrata chromosome 20, mBalAcu1.1, whole genome shotgun sequence includes:
- the LOC103000174 gene encoding methylsterol monooxygenase 1-like, with amino-acid sequence MPRWYMLLARCFGCAVIADTWHYFLHRLLNHKRIHKHIHKICHEFQAPFGMEAEYAHPLETLILGTGYIIGIMLLCDPVILLWAWMTVHLTETVDVHSGYDIPLNPLNLIPFYAGSQHHDFHHVNFIGNYASTFTWWDRLFGTDSQFIAYNEKVKKVEKKTE; translated from the coding sequence ATGCCACGATGGTACATGCTTTTGGCAAGATGCTTTGGCTGTGCAGTGATTGCGGATACCTGGCACTATTTCCTGCATAGGCTCTTAAaccacaaaagaatacataagcATATTCATAAAATTTGTCATGAGTTTCAGGCTCCATTTGGAATGGAAGCTGAATATGCACATCCTCTGGAAACCCTAATTCTTGGAACTGGATATATCATTGGAATCATGCTTTTATGTGATCCTGTTATTCTTCTTTGGGCCTGGATGACCGTTCATTTGACAGAAACTGTTGATGTCCATAGTGGTTACGACATTCCTCTCAACCCTTTAaatctcattcctttctatgCTGGGTCTCAGCATCACGATTTCCACCACGTGAACTTCATTGGAAACTATGCTTCGACATTTACATGGTGGGATAGACTTTTTGGAACAGACTCTCAATTTATTGCCTACAATGAGAAGGTGAAGAAGGTTGAGAAAAAGACTGAATAA